Proteins from a single region of Pseudomonas ekonensis:
- the fadD1 gene encoding long-chain-fatty-acid--CoA ligase FadD1 has translation MIEDFWKDKYPAGIAADINPDEYPNIQAVLKQSCQRFADKPAFSNLGKTITYGELYELSGAFAAYLQQHTDLQPGDRIAVQLPNVLQYPVAVFGAIRAGLIVVNTNPLYTAREMEHQFNDSGAKALVCLANMAHLAEAVVPKTGVKHVIVTEVADLLSPFKRLLINSVIKYVKKMVPAYHLPKAVKFNDVLSKGLGQPVAEASPASGDVAVLQYTGGTTGVAKGAMLTHRNLVANMLQCKALMGSNLNEGCEILITPLPLYHIYAFTFHCMAMMLIGNHNILISNPRDLPAMVKELSKWKFSGFVGLNTLFVALCNNEGFRKLDFSALKVTLSGGMALQLAAAERWKAVTGCPICEGYGMTETSPVATVNPIQNIQIGTIGIPVPSTLCKVVDDAGVEQPMGEIGELCVKGPQVMKGYWQRQEATDEILDSEGWLKTGDIALIQPDGYMRIVDRKKDMILVSGFNVYPNELEDVLATLPGVLQCAAIGIPDEKSGEAIKIFIVARPGVTLTKEQVMEHMRANVTGYKVPRSVEFRDSLPTTNVGKILRRELRDEELKKIKAKNASAA, from the coding sequence ATGATCGAAGACTTTTGGAAGGATAAGTACCCCGCTGGAATTGCTGCCGACATCAATCCAGACGAGTACCCGAATATTCAGGCAGTGCTGAAGCAGTCCTGCCAGCGCTTCGCCGACAAACCGGCTTTCAGCAACCTGGGCAAGACGATCACCTACGGTGAACTGTACGAATTGTCCGGTGCCTTTGCCGCGTACCTGCAACAGCATACCGATTTGCAGCCCGGTGATCGAATCGCCGTGCAGTTGCCCAACGTCCTGCAGTACCCGGTGGCCGTCTTCGGTGCCATCCGCGCCGGGCTGATCGTGGTCAACACCAACCCGCTGTACACCGCGCGGGAGATGGAACACCAGTTCAACGACTCCGGCGCCAAGGCCCTGGTGTGCCTGGCGAACATGGCCCACCTGGCCGAGGCCGTGGTGCCCAAGACCGGCGTCAAGCACGTCATCGTCACCGAGGTCGCCGACCTGCTGTCGCCGTTCAAGCGCCTGCTGATCAACAGCGTCATCAAGTACGTGAAGAAGATGGTGCCGGCCTATCACCTGCCCAAGGCCGTCAAGTTCAACGACGTGCTGAGCAAGGGCCTGGGCCAGCCGGTGGCCGAAGCCAGCCCGGCCAGCGGCGACGTGGCCGTGCTGCAGTACACCGGCGGCACCACCGGCGTAGCCAAGGGCGCAATGCTGACCCACCGCAACCTGGTGGCGAACATGCTGCAGTGCAAGGCGCTGATGGGCTCCAACCTCAACGAGGGCTGCGAGATCCTGATCACGCCACTGCCGCTGTACCACATCTACGCGTTCACCTTCCATTGCATGGCGATGATGCTGATCGGCAACCACAACATCCTGATCAGCAACCCGCGCGACCTGCCGGCGATGGTCAAGGAACTGTCGAAGTGGAAGTTCAGCGGTTTCGTCGGCCTCAACACCCTGTTCGTGGCGCTGTGCAACAACGAAGGCTTCCGCAAGCTGGACTTCTCGGCGCTGAAGGTCACCCTGTCCGGCGGCATGGCCCTGCAGCTGGCGGCGGCCGAGCGCTGGAAAGCGGTCACCGGCTGTCCGATCTGCGAAGGCTACGGCATGACCGAAACCAGCCCGGTGGCCACGGTCAACCCGATCCAGAACATCCAGATCGGCACCATCGGCATTCCGGTGCCGTCGACCCTGTGCAAGGTCGTCGACGATGCTGGCGTCGAGCAGCCGATGGGCGAGATCGGCGAGCTGTGCGTCAAGGGCCCGCAAGTGATGAAGGGCTACTGGCAGCGCCAGGAGGCCACCGACGAGATCCTCGACAGCGAAGGCTGGCTCAAGACCGGCGACATCGCGCTGATCCAGCCGGACGGCTACATGCGCATCGTCGACCGCAAGAAGGACATGATCCTGGTCTCGGGCTTCAACGTGTACCCGAACGAGCTGGAAGACGTGCTGGCGACCCTGCCGGGCGTGCTGCAGTGCGCGGCCATCGGCATCCCTGACGAGAAGTCGGGCGAGGCGATCAAGATTTTCATCGTCGCGCGTCCGGGCGTCACCCTGACCAAGGAACAGGTGATGGAGCACATGCGCGCCAACGTCACCGGCTACAAGGTGCCGCGTTCGGTGGAGTTTCGCGATTCGCTGCCGACCACCAACGTCGGCAAGATCCTGCGCCGCGAACTGCGCGACGAAGAGCTCAAGAAGATCAAGGCCAAGAACGCCAGCGCCGCGTAA
- a CDS encoding CsbD family protein, producing MGSTSDKVKGMANEAVGNVKQGVGKATDNQRLQAEGKLQEKKGEAQQAIGKAKDAIKKGVDKA from the coding sequence ATGGGCAGCACGAGCGATAAAGTGAAAGGCATGGCCAACGAAGCGGTCGGCAACGTCAAGCAAGGCGTCGGCAAGGCCACCGACAACCAGCGTCTGCAGGCCGAAGGCAAGCTTCAGGAAAAGAAAGGCGAAGCCCAGCAAGCGATAGGCAAGGCCAAGGACGCGATCAAGAAAGGTGTCGACAAGGCGTGA
- a CDS encoding YihY/virulence factor BrkB family protein — MIFPDMKGLPLHRVMVRTVTEFIADEMSTYASALAYQMLFSLFPFILFLIALIGFLHLPDFFSWLRLQSELVLPPQALEQVNPVIDQLQQSKGGLLSVGIVIALYTASAGVRLMMSAMNAAYDVVEGRPIWKRFPLSVIYTVGIAGMLLVAAALMVLGPQVMGWIASQVGLEEEVVTVWTIARWPVIVILMMVAVAVIYYVMPDVKQEFRFITPGSVLAVVVWIVASLGFAFYVKTFANYNAMYGSIGAIIVLLLYFYISSAVLLLGAEMNAVIEHMSSEGKDPGERVPGELAEHPKQHVSGLGRDHSLKPNADEA, encoded by the coding sequence ATGATTTTTCCGGACATGAAAGGTCTGCCCCTGCACCGGGTGATGGTGCGCACGGTCACTGAATTCATCGCCGACGAGATGTCGACCTATGCCTCGGCGCTGGCCTACCAGATGCTGTTCTCGCTGTTCCCGTTCATCCTGTTCCTGATCGCCCTGATCGGTTTCCTGCACCTGCCGGACTTCTTTTCCTGGCTGCGCCTGCAATCGGAACTGGTGCTGCCGCCCCAGGCGCTGGAGCAGGTCAATCCGGTGATCGACCAACTGCAGCAGTCCAAGGGCGGCTTGCTCTCGGTGGGTATCGTGATCGCCCTGTACACCGCGTCCGCCGGTGTGCGGCTGATGATGAGCGCGATGAACGCCGCCTACGACGTCGTCGAGGGCCGGCCGATCTGGAAGCGCTTTCCGCTCTCGGTCATCTACACCGTCGGCATCGCCGGGATGCTGCTGGTGGCCGCCGCGCTGATGGTGCTCGGGCCCCAGGTGATGGGCTGGATCGCGTCGCAGGTGGGGCTGGAGGAAGAGGTCGTCACGGTGTGGACGATCGCCCGCTGGCCGGTGATCGTGATCCTGATGATGGTCGCCGTGGCGGTCATCTACTACGTGATGCCCGACGTCAAGCAGGAGTTCCGCTTCATCACCCCAGGCTCGGTGCTGGCGGTGGTGGTCTGGATCGTCGCCTCCCTGGGCTTCGCGTTCTACGTCAAGACGTTCGCCAACTACAACGCGATGTATGGCAGCATCGGTGCGATCATCGTGCTGTTGCTGTACTTCTACATTTCCTCGGCGGTGCTGCTGCTCGGCGCGGAGATGAACGCGGTGATCGAACACATGTCCAGCGAGGGCAAGGATCCGGGCGAGCGAGTCCCCGGCGAACTCGCCGAACATCCCAAACAACACGTTTCCGGCCTGGGGCGCGACCATTCGCTCAAGCCGAACGCAGACGAAGCCTGA
- the def gene encoding peptide deformylase, translating into MIREILKMGDERLLRIAPPVPAEMFDTPELWQLIDDMFQTMESVGGVGLAAPQIGVDLQLVIFGFERSERYPDAEAVPQTILINPLITPLSPLTEEGFEGCLSVPGLRGAVDRYQRIRYEGVDPKGQPIVRTASGFHARVVQHECDHLIGRLYPSRITDFSKFGFTEVMFPDLDPSADD; encoded by the coding sequence ATGATCCGTGAAATCCTGAAGATGGGCGACGAGCGCCTGCTGCGCATCGCGCCGCCGGTGCCGGCCGAGATGTTCGACACCCCTGAACTGTGGCAATTGATCGACGACATGTTCCAGACCATGGAAAGCGTCGGCGGCGTCGGGCTGGCGGCGCCGCAGATCGGCGTCGACCTGCAGCTGGTGATCTTCGGCTTCGAGCGCAGCGAGCGTTACCCGGACGCCGAAGCGGTGCCGCAGACGATCCTGATCAACCCGCTGATCACGCCGTTGAGTCCGCTGACGGAAGAGGGCTTCGAGGGCTGCCTGTCGGTGCCCGGCCTGCGTGGCGCGGTGGACCGCTATCAGCGGATCCGCTATGAAGGCGTCGACCCCAAGGGCCAGCCGATCGTGCGCACGGCGTCGGGTTTCCATGCGCGGGTGGTGCAGCATGAGTGCGACCACCTGATCGGCCGGCTGTACCCGTCGCGCATCACCGATTTCAGCAAGTTCGGTTTCACCGAGGTGATGTTCCCGGACCTCGATCCCAGCGCCGACGACTGA
- a CDS encoding GNAT family N-acetyltransferase, which translates to MPDTLYARLDALSWPLMNKFYRAHGSSMKAVREAQLWVARREEIVAALCLRPVAGGHWLTGLFVAPDCRAQGLAARLTGEAVNGLDEPVWLFCHPDLRGFYERQGFSVDTALPYALAERLSRYARSKPMIAMGLEPRRS; encoded by the coding sequence ATGCCCGACACCCTGTACGCCCGGCTCGACGCCCTGTCCTGGCCGCTGATGAACAAGTTCTACCGCGCCCACGGCTCGTCGATGAAAGCGGTGCGCGAAGCGCAGCTGTGGGTGGCCCGGCGTGAAGAGATCGTCGCTGCGCTGTGCCTGCGGCCGGTGGCCGGCGGGCACTGGCTGACCGGCTTGTTCGTTGCGCCCGACTGCCGCGCACAGGGCCTCGCGGCCAGGCTGACGGGCGAGGCGGTGAACGGTCTGGATGAACCGGTGTGGCTGTTCTGCCATCCGGATTTGCGGGGTTTCTACGAGCGGCAGGGGTTCAGCGTCGACACCGCCCTGCCCTACGCCCTGGCCGAACGCCTGAGCCGCTATGCGCGCAGCAAGCCGATGATTGCGATGGGGCTTGAGCCGCGCCGAAGCTGA
- a CDS encoding fatty acid desaturase: protein MPHYFDDDHRQQIEALRRRFTARTEWPTWLLLIGVYGAWFAVMLGSGWLGLGWSTALLIPLLVLWLSVQHELLHGHPTRSVALNKLLGYAPFAVWYPYTLYRDSHLLHHRDEDLTVPGIDPESRYLSAERWRGSSLLGRSLHWLNKTVLGRFILGAPLALLALAGEELDRLRRGDLQAWRMWLTHGALTVLMLVFIARCSVLPVWHYLLLISVPALSVAMIRSYYEHRPHERPEQRTVLNEAGWPWRWLFLNLNFHLVHHDLPKLAWYDLPEAYRMRRAQWVARSGGFVVQGYGQLWRRHGLKPIDSPEHPFH, encoded by the coding sequence ATGCCCCACTATTTCGACGATGACCATCGCCAGCAGATCGAAGCCCTGCGCCGACGCTTCACCGCCCGCACCGAATGGCCGACCTGGCTGTTGCTGATCGGCGTTTACGGTGCCTGGTTCGCCGTGATGCTGGGCAGCGGCTGGCTCGGCCTCGGCTGGAGCACCGCGCTGCTGATCCCGTTGCTGGTGCTGTGGCTGTCGGTGCAGCACGAACTGCTCCACGGCCACCCGACCCGCTCGGTGGCGCTGAACAAGCTGCTGGGCTATGCGCCGTTCGCGGTCTGGTATCCGTACACCCTCTACCGCGACAGCCACCTGCTGCACCATCGCGACGAAGACCTGACCGTGCCCGGCATCGATCCCGAAAGCCGCTACCTGAGTGCCGAACGCTGGCGCGGCAGTTCGCTGCTCGGGCGCAGCCTGCACTGGCTGAACAAGACCGTGCTCGGCCGCTTCATCCTCGGCGCGCCGCTGGCGTTGCTGGCGCTGGCCGGCGAAGAGCTGGACCGCCTCAGGCGCGGCGATCTCCAGGCCTGGCGCATGTGGCTGACCCATGGCGCCCTGACCGTGCTGATGCTGGTGTTCATCGCCCGTTGCAGCGTGTTGCCGGTGTGGCATTACCTGTTGCTGATCAGCGTGCCGGCGCTGTCGGTGGCCATGATCCGCTCCTACTACGAACACCGCCCGCACGAGCGTCCGGAGCAGCGCACGGTGCTCAACGAAGCGGGATGGCCATGGCGCTGGCTGTTCCTGAACCTCAACTTTCACCTGGTGCACCATGACCTGCCGAAGCTGGCGTGGTACGACCTGCCCGAGGCCTACCGGATGCGCCGGGCGCAGTGGGTGGCGCGCAGCGGCGGGTTCGTGGTGCAAGGGTACGGGCAGTTGTGGCGCAGGCATGGGCTCAAGCCGATCGACAGCCCTGAGCATCCCTTTCACTGA
- a CDS encoding phosphate/phosphite/phosphonate ABC transporter substrate-binding protein: protein MTRRHAELLMYTAPEPIRAANERWLAHILEHLGHSRLSAEGLSLPELWLSPDLLLTQTCGYPLMTALSGRVRLVGRPRYELPDSSAGLHCSLILARAADPRSTLADFRGSRGVINSDDSNSGMNLLRQRLAPLQREGRFFGSVGHSGGHRESLRWLREDRADLAAIDSVTYACLARYAADEVEGLRVVERSAASPTLPFITRLGTTDEQAESLRQAMNRALRELPDVAQTLGLPEVLQASESDYRILLGYRDEAQALGYGRVQ, encoded by the coding sequence ATGACCCGACGCCACGCCGAACTCTTGATGTACACGGCCCCGGAACCGATCCGCGCCGCCAACGAACGCTGGCTGGCGCACATCCTCGAGCACCTGGGGCACAGCCGCCTGAGCGCCGAAGGCCTGTCGCTGCCGGAACTCTGGCTGTCCCCGGACCTGCTGCTGACCCAGACCTGCGGCTATCCGCTGATGACGGCGTTGAGCGGCCGGGTGCGCCTCGTCGGACGGCCCCGCTACGAGCTGCCCGACAGCAGCGCCGGCCTCCATTGCAGTCTGATCCTCGCCCGGGCCGCCGATCCGCGCAGCACCCTGGCGGACTTTCGCGGCAGTCGCGGGGTGATCAACAGCGACGATTCCAACAGCGGCATGAACCTGCTGCGCCAGCGCCTGGCGCCGCTGCAGCGTGAGGGGAGGTTCTTCGGATCGGTCGGGCACAGCGGCGGCCACCGCGAGAGCCTGCGTTGGCTGCGGGAGGACCGTGCGGATCTGGCGGCCATCGACAGCGTGACCTACGCCTGCCTGGCGCGATATGCCGCCGACGAGGTCGAGGGGCTGCGGGTGGTGGAGCGCAGCGCAGCGAGCCCGACCTTGCCCTTCATCACCCGGCTCGGCACCACGGACGAGCAGGCCGAAAGCCTGCGCCAGGCGATGAACCGGGCGCTGAGAGAACTGCCGGACGTGGCGCAGACCCTCGGTCTGCCGGAGGTGCTGCAGGCCAGCGAAAGCGATTACCGGATCCTGCTCGGCTATCGGGACGAGGCTCAGGCGTTGGGTTATGGCCGTGTGCAGTAG
- a CDS encoding sigma-70 family RNA polymerase sigma factor: MSGAVLSRRHPVEGLFRAHYRWLCARLRQHLNDAAGVEDIAAETFAQLLESSGPDAIREPRALLITIARRLLYRRWRRADLERRHLDALHPCEPQASASPEELAQLSQTLGRLDRSLKRLPGKVRSAFLLARVDGLTYPQIAAELGISQRSVSDYMTRSQALCDRHSANQPLIRPLQNKRSA, encoded by the coding sequence ATGTCCGGCGCCGTCCTGTCCCGTCGTCACCCCGTCGAAGGCCTGTTCCGGGCCCATTACCGCTGGCTGTGCGCACGCCTGCGGCAGCACCTGAACGATGCCGCCGGCGTCGAGGACATCGCCGCCGAAACCTTTGCCCAATTGCTCGAGTCCTCCGGCCCCGACGCGATCCGCGAACCCCGCGCCTTGCTCATCACCATCGCCCGGCGCCTGTTGTACCGGCGCTGGCGGCGGGCCGACCTTGAGCGGCGTCACCTCGATGCCCTGCATCCGTGCGAGCCGCAGGCCAGCGCGTCTCCCGAAGAGCTGGCGCAGCTGTCGCAGACCCTCGGCCGCCTGGACCGCAGCCTCAAACGCCTGCCGGGCAAGGTGCGCTCGGCCTTCCTGCTGGCCCGGGTCGATGGCCTCACCTATCCGCAGATCGCCGCTGAACTGGGCATTTCCCAGCGCTCGGTGAGCGACTACATGACCCGTTCCCAGGCCCTGTGCGACCGCCACAGCGCCAACCAACCCCTGATCCGCCCCCTACAGAACAAGAGGTCCGCATGA
- a CDS encoding ABC transporter substrate-binding protein → MRSIKTLLGGSLLALSLTAGHAVATEKNAPIHFGDITWESGSFITEVLRLIVEKGYGYPTDTLPGSTVSLEAALAKNDIQVIGEEWAGRSPAWVKAAAEGKVFGLGDTVKGATEGWWVPEYVIKGDPERGIKPLAPELKSVEDLPRYKDVFRDPEDPSRGRFLNSPTGWTSEIVNSQKLKAYALTDSFVNFRTGSGAALDAEVASSIKRGKPVLFYYWSPTPLLGRYKLVKLDEPPFDAEAWKTLADASNPNPKGTRSMPASLAIGVSAPFKAQYPDLVAFFEKVDFPIDQLNRTLAGMSEKRQPPRQVAEAFLRDQPQVWTPWVPAQVASNVTAGL, encoded by the coding sequence ATGAGATCGATCAAAACACTGCTCGGTGGTTCGCTGCTCGCCCTGAGCCTGACCGCCGGCCACGCCGTGGCCACCGAGAAAAACGCGCCGATCCATTTCGGCGACATCACCTGGGAGAGCGGCAGCTTCATCACCGAAGTGCTGCGCCTGATCGTCGAGAAGGGTTACGGCTACCCCACCGACACGTTGCCGGGCAGCACCGTCAGCCTGGAAGCGGCGCTGGCGAAGAACGATATCCAGGTGATCGGCGAAGAGTGGGCCGGGCGCAGTCCGGCGTGGGTGAAGGCGGCCGCCGAGGGCAAGGTGTTCGGCCTGGGCGACACGGTCAAGGGCGCCACCGAAGGCTGGTGGGTGCCGGAATACGTGATCAAGGGCGACCCGGAGCGCGGCATCAAGCCGTTGGCGCCGGAGCTGAAGTCGGTGGAGGACCTGCCGCGCTACAAGGATGTGTTCCGCGATCCGGAAGACCCGAGCCGCGGGCGATTCCTCAACAGCCCGACCGGCTGGACGTCGGAGATCGTCAACAGCCAGAAGCTCAAGGCATACGCGCTGACCGACAGTTTCGTCAACTTCCGCACCGGTTCCGGCGCGGCGCTGGATGCCGAAGTGGCATCGTCGATCAAGCGCGGCAAACCGGTGCTGTTCTACTACTGGTCGCCGACGCCTTTGCTGGGCCGCTACAAACTGGTCAAGCTCGACGAGCCGCCGTTCGACGCCGAAGCCTGGAAGACCCTGGCCGACGCCAGCAACCCGAACCCCAAGGGCACCCGTTCGATGCCGGCCAGCCTGGCCATCGGCGTGTCGGCGCCGTTCAAGGCGCAGTACCCGGACCTGGTGGCGTTTTTCGAGAAGGTCGATTTTCCGATCGACCAGCTGAACCGCACCCTGGCGGGCATGAGCGAGAAACGCCAGCCGCCGCGCCAGGTCGCCGAAGCGTTCCTGCGCGATCAGCCGCAGGTGTGGACGCCATGGGTGCCGGCGCAGGTGGCCAGCAACGTGACGGCGGGCCTCTGA
- a CDS encoding PACE efflux transporter, which produces MQGVKRKLVYVSLYEVIGMTFSALGLALLSGTSPGSTGPLAVIITTIAVTWNFIYTSLFERWESLQKSRTRTVKRRIAHAVGFQLTLIVFLIPLIAWWMDISLVQAFLLDLALIVFIPCYTFAFNWLFDRVFGLPASALPDPA; this is translated from the coding sequence ATGCAAGGCGTCAAACGCAAACTGGTCTACGTGTCGCTCTACGAAGTGATCGGCATGACCTTCTCCGCCCTCGGCCTGGCGCTGCTGTCCGGCACCTCCCCCGGCAGCACCGGCCCCCTGGCGGTGATCATCACCACCATCGCCGTGACCTGGAACTTCATCTACACCTCGCTGTTCGAGCGTTGGGAAAGCCTGCAGAAGTCCCGCACGCGCACGGTCAAACGGCGCATCGCCCATGCCGTGGGTTTCCAACTGACGCTGATCGTGTTCCTGATTCCGCTGATCGCCTGGTGGATGGACATCAGCCTGGTGCAGGCCTTCCTGCTGGACCTGGCGCTGATCGTGTTCATCCCCTGCTACACGTTTGCCTTCAACTGGCTGTTCGACCGGGTATTCGGCCTGCCGGCCTCGGCGCTGCCGGATCCGGCCTGA
- a CDS encoding LysR family transcriptional regulator produces the protein MNFSSDSIELFLAVIERGSFSAAARALGKVPSAVSMGIGNLEAELGYPLFDRRHREPQPTAMALSLVPHARLIAEQLKQLQVHAVQLSLGLESRLSIGVAADIDRRRLMAAIKVLAGRHPLLDVEVLTAPQDDVLAMLHSGRVSVCLAFAGLSMNVLERFQFVGSERMIATLAADSPLWQGQDLFLEDLVHVRQIVVASRDLPVSDTRPRVAESHWRTDSLATALEMVEAGLGWGNFPLSVMQPWLDAGRLKRLNFRNIENGLVLPVHAVWLRRQPLQKGALALVELLGQ, from the coding sequence TTGAATTTCAGCAGCGACAGCATCGAACTGTTCCTGGCGGTGATCGAGCGCGGCTCGTTTTCCGCCGCCGCCCGGGCCTTGGGCAAGGTGCCGTCGGCGGTGAGCATGGGCATCGGCAACCTGGAGGCCGAGCTTGGGTATCCGTTGTTCGACCGCCGTCACCGTGAGCCGCAGCCCACGGCGATGGCCCTGTCGCTGGTGCCTCACGCGCGGCTGATCGCCGAGCAGCTCAAGCAGTTGCAGGTGCACGCGGTGCAGTTGTCGCTGGGGCTGGAGAGCAGGCTGTCGATCGGCGTGGCGGCGGACATCGACCGGCGCCGGCTGATGGCGGCGATCAAGGTGCTCGCCGGGCGTCATCCGCTGCTGGACGTCGAAGTGCTGACCGCCCCGCAGGATGACGTGCTGGCGATGCTGCACAGTGGGCGGGTCAGCGTGTGCCTGGCGTTCGCCGGGCTGAGCATGAACGTGCTGGAGCGGTTTCAGTTCGTCGGCAGCGAACGAATGATCGCCACTTTGGCGGCGGACAGTCCGCTGTGGCAGGGGCAGGATCTGTTTCTGGAGGATCTGGTGCACGTGCGGCAGATCGTCGTCGCCAGCCGCGACCTGCCGGTCAGCGACACGCGCCCGCGGGTGGCCGAGTCCCATTGGCGCACCGACAGCCTGGCTACGGCCCTGGAGATGGTCGAGGCGGGATTGGGCTGGGGCAACTTTCCCTTGTCGGTGATGCAGCCGTGGCTCGATGCGGGGCGGCTCAAGCGGCTGAATTTCCGCAATATCGAAAACGGCCTGGTGCTGCCGGTGCATGCGGTGTGGCTGCGGCGTCAGCCGTTGCAGAAGGGGGCGTTGGCGCTGGTCGAGTTGCTCGGCCAGTGA
- a CDS encoding LacI family DNA-binding transcriptional regulator: protein MTTPKNDKNTRTTGRPTLNEVARLAGVSPITASRALRGVSTVATELVEKVQKAALDLNYVVNPAARALASAQSHSVVVLVPSLSNLLFIDTLEAIHRVLTPKGFEVLIGNFHYSRDEEEKLLRNYMAYQPRGLLLTGFDRTESSRRMIEASNIPCVYMMELDSAAGVNCVGFSQLSAGETAAGHLLSRGRKRLAYIGAQLDQRTLLRGEGFRRAVQKAGLYDPDLEVLTPRASSVGLGGELFLQLLAAHPDVDAIFFGNDDLAQGALLEALRHGIKVPEQVAILGFNDLPASEHMVPRLSSISTPREAIGRRAAEQMLTLMAGNNVLRPVEDMGFELKIREST from the coding sequence ATGACCACCCCCAAGAACGATAAAAACACCCGCACCACCGGCCGTCCCACCCTCAATGAAGTCGCCCGCCTGGCCGGGGTCAGCCCGATCACCGCGTCGCGCGCGCTGCGCGGGGTCAGCACCGTCGCCACGGAACTGGTGGAAAAGGTGCAGAAAGCCGCCCTCGACCTCAACTACGTGGTCAACCCCGCCGCCCGCGCCCTGGCCTCGGCCCAGAGCCATTCGGTGGTGGTCCTGGTGCCCTCGTTGTCCAACCTGCTGTTCATCGACACCCTGGAAGCCATTCATCGGGTGCTGACGCCCAAGGGCTTCGAAGTGCTGATCGGCAACTTCCACTACTCCCGCGACGAAGAAGAGAAACTGCTGCGCAACTACATGGCGTACCAGCCGCGCGGTCTGCTGCTGACCGGCTTCGACCGCACCGAAAGCTCGCGGCGGATGATCGAGGCCAGCAACATCCCCTGCGTCTACATGATGGAACTGGACAGCGCCGCCGGGGTGAACTGCGTCGGTTTCTCCCAGCTCAGCGCCGGCGAGACCGCCGCCGGACACCTGTTGTCCCGCGGGCGCAAGCGCCTGGCCTACATCGGCGCGCAGCTCGACCAGCGCACCCTGCTGCGCGGCGAAGGTTTCCGCCGCGCCGTGCAGAAGGCCGGTCTGTACGACCCGGACCTGGAAGTGCTGACCCCGCGCGCCTCGTCCGTGGGCCTGGGGGGCGAGCTGTTCCTGCAACTCTTGGCGGCGCATCCGGACGTCGACGCGATCTTCTTCGGCAACGACGACCTGGCCCAGGGCGCGTTGCTCGAAGCCCTGCGCCACGGGATCAAGGTCCCCGAGCAGGTGGCGATCCTCGGTTTCAACGACCTGCCCGCCTCGGAACACATGGTGCCGCGCCTGAGCAGCATCAGCACCCCGCGCGAAGCCATTGGCCGTCGCGCGGCGGAACAGATGCTGACCCTGATGGCCGGCAACAACGTGCTGCGGCCGGTGGAAGACATGGGCTTTGAGCTGAAAATCCGCGAAAGCACCTGA
- a CDS encoding gluconokinase: MNHPITALVIMGVAGCGKTCVSQALCQLSGATAIEGDTFHPAANIDKMSAGIPLNDEDRAGWLDSLCDELRRVDALGERPVLTCSALKHAYRERLRSALPGLGFVFLELTPEVAADRVSHRPGHFMPATLIESQFATLESPKGEPLTLALDASVHSVDELAAQAHQWWLVNGLKQAV, encoded by the coding sequence ATGAATCATCCCATCACCGCCCTGGTCATCATGGGCGTTGCCGGTTGCGGCAAGACGTGCGTCAGCCAGGCCCTGTGCCAGTTGAGCGGCGCCACTGCCATTGAAGGCGATACTTTCCATCCGGCCGCGAACATCGACAAGATGAGCGCGGGGATCCCCCTGAACGATGAAGACCGCGCCGGCTGGCTCGACAGCCTGTGCGATGAGCTGCGCCGCGTCGACGCATTGGGCGAGCGCCCGGTGCTGACCTGCTCGGCGCTCAAGCACGCCTACCGCGAACGCCTGCGCAGCGCCTTGCCGGGCCTGGGCTTCGTGTTCCTCGAACTGACCCCCGAAGTGGCCGCCGACCGCGTGTCCCACCGGCCGGGCCACTTCATGCCGGCCACGCTGATCGAAAGCCAGTTCGCCACGCTCGAATCGCCCAAGGGCGAACCGCTGACCCTGGCGCTTGACGCCTCGGTGCACAGCGTCGACGAGCTGGCCGCCCAGGCCCATCAATGGTGGCTGGTCAACGGTCTGAAACAGGCGGTATGA